In Bacillus sp. SM2101, a single genomic region encodes these proteins:
- a CDS encoding sigma-70 family RNA polymerase sigma factor: MALEQQFNHIYKTNYSLVVNKIIQIIHDRAVAEELAQNVFINLYNSDWKEIENMPAWLRKTAMFTSYNYIRSEKREYERMRKEFNSMNDQVSSSEEQFLQRDDISNVHVILNIMEERERQLLMMKYSGFSYKEVANSLNINEKSVGKLLSRARKKFKQLYEQQWGENCELL, from the coding sequence GTGGCACTAGAACAACAGTTTAATCATATATACAAAACGAATTACTCATTAGTTGTGAATAAAATTATTCAAATTATTCATGATCGAGCAGTAGCAGAAGAGCTTGCTCAAAATGTCTTCATCAATTTATACAATTCAGACTGGAAAGAAATTGAGAATATGCCCGCATGGTTAAGAAAAACTGCGATGTTTACTTCATACAATTATATTCGTTCTGAAAAGAGGGAGTATGAGCGAATGAGAAAAGAGTTTAACAGTATGAATGATCAAGTATCCTCATCAGAGGAGCAGTTTTTGCAAAGAGATGATATTTCAAATGTACATGTGATTCTAAATATAATGGAAGAACGTGAACGTCAACTATTAATGATGAAATACTCGGGCTTCAGTTATAAAGAAGTAGCAAATAGCTTAAATATTAATGAAAAATCAGTAGGCAAACTACTCTCAAGAGCGAGAAAGAAATTTAAGCAATTATATGAGCAACAATGGGGGGAGAACTGTGAACTGTTATAA
- a CDS encoding zf-HC2 domain-containing protein — MNCYNEELLQAYVDDELEHHERKRCEQHLVSCDTCKDKVKQLQSFNKLMEKALNNYTPITYEQSEVKEAWIKFEEKLAEQQPSLNQVNAIIFEEQVVKRKNRLKNFYSKWAVAASFLVILTGLLFIPQVNFAAKELVSKIQWGFSNSPLEYNVTRKELRDVGGNLIVYFENGKIYDKYNNTLSKDEYRQMIASYDGLNVADSSEFSIYDDAILRGIDIEGKSEEEVQRALDEDYRISMVEFDAEQIGIDINGKTELQLRNEYGEKVQDYLKETIQNSITALKGAYQIDPASFQNNSIDLTDKSDEEIKAEVYRLLADDYLKIPHVSSDQNENDQQETLEYTKVKTMHSQVLEQFFPPWVVELDNAVKKAKELNIDTEGLVGTEIINLVSAQTGEREFQ, encoded by the coding sequence GTGAACTGTTATAATGAAGAATTATTACAAGCATATGTAGATGATGAACTAGAACACCACGAACGAAAGCGATGTGAGCAGCATCTAGTAAGTTGTGATACTTGTAAAGATAAGGTAAAACAATTGCAGTCGTTTAACAAACTAATGGAAAAAGCATTAAATAATTATACACCAATTACTTATGAACAAAGTGAAGTGAAAGAAGCTTGGATCAAATTTGAAGAGAAACTAGCGGAGCAACAACCTTCACTCAACCAAGTAAATGCAATTATCTTTGAAGAACAAGTAGTAAAGAGAAAGAACAGACTAAAGAACTTCTACAGCAAGTGGGCAGTGGCTGCATCCTTTTTAGTCATTTTGACGGGTTTGTTATTTATTCCACAAGTAAATTTTGCTGCAAAAGAATTAGTTTCTAAAATACAGTGGGGATTTTCAAATTCCCCTCTTGAATATAATGTTACAAGAAAAGAGTTAAGAGATGTTGGAGGTAATTTAATCGTCTATTTTGAAAATGGAAAGATTTACGATAAATATAATAACACTTTATCAAAGGATGAATACAGACAAATGATTGCCAGTTATGACGGCTTGAATGTAGCTGACTCTAGTGAGTTTTCTATTTATGATGACGCAATTTTACGTGGCATTGATATTGAAGGTAAATCAGAAGAAGAGGTTCAAAGGGCATTAGATGAGGATTATCGAATATCAATGGTAGAATTCGATGCAGAACAAATTGGTATTGATATTAATGGCAAAACAGAATTACAGTTACGAAATGAGTACGGTGAAAAAGTACAAGATTATTTAAAAGAAACAATTCAAAACAGTATTACAGCTCTTAAGGGTGCCTATCAAATTGATCCAGCATCCTTTCAAAATAATAGCATAGACTTGACTGATAAATCAGATGAAGAAATTAAAGCTGAAGTGTATAGATTACTTGCAGATGACTATTTAAAAATTCCTCATGTATCATCAGATCAGAATGAAAATGACCAGCAAGAAACCTTGGAATATACAAAAGTCAAAACGATGCATTCACAAGTTTTAGAACAATTCTTTCCACCCTGGGTTGTTGAGCTGGACAATGCTGTAAAGAAAGCAAAAGAATTAAATATTGATACTGAAGGATTAGTAGGCACAGAAATTATAAATTTGGTCAGTGCACAGACAGGCGAGAGGGAATTTCAGTAA
- a CDS encoding TerC family protein codes for MIEFFQEIFNSYASFFSLEAIKQVVSDPTNWTIIGSLIILEGLLSADNALVLAVMVKHLPEKQKKKALFYGILGAYVFRFIAIGLGVILIKITWVKILGGAYLLWLAISHFIKKHSEKKVKNKKMGFWRTVLAVELMDIAFSIDSVIAAFGVSSEIWVIFIGGMLGVLMMRGIAQVFLALIERIPELETAAFVLIAIIGLKMLAAATLGIHVEEGLFFGILLAVFAVTFIIHYVRRSGKQAEVRSNTEGTELGE; via the coding sequence ATGATAGAATTTTTTCAAGAAATATTTAATAGCTATGCATCATTTTTTTCACTAGAAGCAATTAAACAAGTCGTATCAGATCCTACTAATTGGACTATTATCGGTAGTTTAATTATTTTAGAAGGTTTATTATCGGCTGATAATGCGTTAGTTTTAGCGGTTATGGTCAAACACCTTCCTGAAAAGCAAAAGAAGAAAGCTTTATTCTATGGTATTCTTGGTGCTTATGTGTTCCGCTTTATTGCGATCGGCTTAGGTGTCATTTTAATAAAAATTACGTGGGTAAAAATTCTCGGTGGAGCATATTTGCTTTGGCTTGCGATTTCCCACTTTATCAAGAAGCATAGCGAGAAAAAAGTGAAAAACAAGAAAATGGGCTTTTGGAGAACAGTGCTTGCTGTGGAGCTCATGGACATTGCTTTCAGTATTGATAGTGTTATAGCTGCTTTTGGAGTCTCGAGTGAGATTTGGGTTATTTTTATCGGTGGTATGTTAGGCGTATTAATGATGCGTGGTATTGCTCAAGTATTTTTAGCGCTTATAGAGCGTATACCTGAGCTTGAAACAGCTGCATTTGTGTTAATTGCTATCATCGGTCTAAAAATGCTTGCTGCTGCTACTTTAGGCATCCATGTCGAAGAAGGACTGTTTTTTGGAATTTTATTAGCGGTATTCGCTGTTACCTTCATTATTCATTATGTTAGAAGAAGTGGTAAACAAGCTGAAGTAAGAAGCAATACTGAAGGAACTGAATTAGGGGAATAA
- the ileS gene encoding isoleucine--tRNA ligase, with the protein MRKVDVKEQASDREKRVQQRWKKEGTFKQSISNREASTSFVFYEGPPTANGLPHAGHVLGRVIKDLVARYKTMAGYKVLRKAGWDTHGLPVELGVEKQLGISGKHDIEKYGIEKFINKCKESVFAYEQQWSTFTELIGYWVDVEDPYVTLENSYIESVWHILGTIHEQGLLYKGHRVSPYCPSCQTSLSSHEVAQGYKDVKDLSVTVKFPIKDREHEYLLGWTTTPWTLPANVALAINPQITYVKAKKGKEVYYVAEALAENVLQENYQLLSRMKGDELVGIAYDAPFDNITVEKGHIVIEADFVTDSNGTGVVHIAPAYGEDDYRAAQQYELSFVNVVNESGRYTDDLPMFAGRFVKDCDVDIIKYLAANNLLFHKQKYEHSYPFCWRCDSPLLYYATDSWFIKMTAVKDRLLSNNEQVTWHPEHVKHGRFGKFLENVVDWNISRNRYWGTPLNIWTCEQCDQQFVPKSIQELQANSVEHVDKDLELHKPYVDDVKVECRSCGGNMNRTPEVVDVWFDSGSMPFAQHHYPFENGELFKDQFPADVIAEGIDQTRGWFYSLLAISTLFTGKAPYKKVLSLGHILDENGQKMSKSKGNVLDPLELIEEFGADALRWALIADSAPWNSKRFSKAVVAEAKSKLVDTFVNVHSFYTLYASIDQISPDLFTNVHYTSLDHWVLSRLNSTIRGVKLYVDDYQFTLAARLLNTFMDEVSNWYVRRTRQRFWREGMDDDKLAAYATLYEVLTKSSQLLAPFTPFVADDVFENLTGESVHLSDYPVVDDTIINHQLELEMDATRQIVELGRQARNNAGLKVKQPLQQLIIMTKDEKFTGLQSHTDIIKEELNVKVIMNESNESRYFHYSLKLNFKKAGSKYGKYSSHIHQYLQSQSASKVAALLETEELTVEVDGKKFQVSLEDIIVEKSTIGEYQMAEGASVTVLLDTKLTADLLHEGKVRELIRAVQEYRKKLLLPVEKRIDISLQLDDEMLQAVDSFEHLLRENLLVNELEFVESLTNYEEVKVGNDTVRIVIK; encoded by the coding sequence GTGAGAAAGGTTGATGTGAAAGAACAAGCAAGCGATAGAGAAAAGAGAGTCCAACAACGTTGGAAAAAAGAGGGTACTTTTAAACAATCAATTAGCAACAGAGAAGCAAGCACAAGCTTTGTTTTTTACGAAGGGCCGCCCACTGCAAATGGCTTACCCCATGCAGGGCACGTGTTAGGTCGTGTTATTAAAGATTTAGTCGCACGTTATAAAACGATGGCTGGATATAAAGTGTTACGCAAAGCAGGATGGGATACACATGGCTTACCTGTAGAATTAGGTGTTGAAAAGCAATTAGGAATATCGGGTAAGCATGATATCGAAAAATATGGGATCGAAAAATTTATAAACAAGTGTAAAGAAAGTGTATTTGCTTATGAACAACAATGGAGCACCTTTACAGAGCTAATTGGTTATTGGGTGGATGTAGAGGATCCGTATGTGACATTAGAAAATAGTTATATCGAAAGTGTATGGCATATTCTTGGAACGATTCATGAGCAAGGGCTTTTATATAAAGGACATCGTGTGTCACCATATTGTCCTAGTTGCCAAACATCGTTAAGCTCCCATGAAGTTGCACAAGGATATAAAGATGTAAAGGATTTAAGTGTAACTGTTAAATTTCCTATCAAAGATCGTGAACATGAATATCTTCTTGGTTGGACGACAACACCTTGGACGCTTCCTGCAAATGTTGCATTAGCTATTAATCCTCAAATAACCTATGTAAAAGCTAAAAAAGGTAAAGAGGTGTATTACGTAGCAGAAGCATTAGCTGAAAATGTACTACAAGAAAATTATCAACTTCTTTCACGAATGAAGGGGGATGAGCTAGTAGGAATAGCGTATGACGCTCCATTTGACAACATCACTGTAGAGAAGGGTCATATTGTTATTGAGGCGGATTTTGTAACTGATAGTAACGGAACGGGTGTCGTTCATATTGCACCAGCATATGGAGAAGATGATTATCGCGCTGCACAACAATATGAGTTAAGCTTCGTCAATGTAGTCAATGAATCAGGACGTTACACAGATGACCTTCCGATGTTTGCAGGAAGGTTTGTGAAAGATTGTGATGTAGATATTATCAAATATTTAGCAGCAAACAATCTTTTGTTTCATAAGCAAAAATATGAGCATAGCTATCCTTTTTGTTGGAGGTGTGACTCACCGTTACTGTACTATGCGACAGATAGCTGGTTCATTAAAATGACTGCTGTGAAGGATCGCTTACTTAGCAATAACGAACAGGTGACATGGCACCCAGAACATGTGAAGCACGGAAGGTTCGGCAAATTTTTAGAAAATGTTGTTGATTGGAATATAAGTAGAAATCGATATTGGGGAACGCCTCTAAACATTTGGACATGTGAACAGTGCGATCAACAATTTGTCCCAAAAAGCATTCAGGAGTTGCAAGCGAACAGTGTAGAGCATGTTGATAAAGATTTGGAACTGCATAAACCTTATGTTGACGATGTGAAGGTTGAATGTCGAAGCTGTGGGGGCAATATGAACCGTACTCCAGAGGTAGTGGATGTATGGTTTGACAGTGGCTCAATGCCATTTGCCCAACACCACTACCCATTTGAGAACGGAGAATTGTTTAAAGATCAATTTCCTGCTGATGTTATTGCCGAAGGTATTGATCAAACTAGAGGTTGGTTTTATAGTTTATTAGCAATCTCGACATTATTCACAGGAAAAGCTCCATATAAAAAAGTACTATCACTCGGTCATATTCTCGATGAAAACGGCCAAAAGATGTCTAAAAGTAAAGGGAATGTTCTTGATCCACTAGAATTAATTGAAGAATTTGGTGCAGATGCGTTAAGGTGGGCGCTTATAGCAGACAGTGCTCCTTGGAACTCGAAGCGTTTTTCCAAAGCAGTCGTTGCTGAAGCTAAGTCTAAGCTCGTTGACACGTTTGTAAATGTGCATAGTTTTTATACTTTATATGCAAGCATTGATCAAATCTCACCTGATTTATTTACAAATGTTCATTATACGAGCTTAGATCATTGGGTATTATCTCGCTTAAATAGTACGATCCGAGGAGTAAAGTTGTATGTTGATGATTACCAATTTACTTTAGCTGCAAGGTTATTAAATACTTTTATGGATGAAGTAAGCAATTGGTATGTAAGAAGAACGCGCCAGCGTTTTTGGCGTGAGGGAATGGACGATGATAAGCTAGCTGCATATGCGACGCTTTATGAAGTGCTAACGAAAAGCAGTCAATTGTTAGCTCCGTTCACTCCTTTTGTTGCCGATGATGTTTTTGAGAACTTGACGGGAGAAAGTGTACACTTAAGCGACTATCCTGTAGTGGACGATACAATCATTAATCATCAACTTGAACTTGAAATGGATGCAACACGCCAAATTGTAGAGCTCGGAAGGCAAGCTCGGAATAATGCAGGATTGAAAGTGAAACAGCCACTTCAACAGCTTATTATCATGACCAAAGATGAGAAGTTCACAGGGTTACAAAGTCATACTGACATCATTAAAGAAGAATTAAATGTTAAAGTGATTATGAATGAGAGTAATGAGAGTCGATATTTTCATTATTCCTTAAAGTTAAATTTTAAAAAAGCTGGCTCTAAATATGGCAAATACAGCAGTCACATTCATCAGTATCTTCAGAGTCAATCAGCAAGTAAAGTGGCAGCTCTGTTAGAAACGGAAGAACTTACTGTGGAAGTTGATGGTAAGAAGTTTCAGGTAAGTTTAGAGGATATCATTGTAGAAAAATCAACAATTGGCGAATATCAAATGGCAGAAGGAGCTTCAGTTACGGTTCTTCTGGACACAAAATTGACAGCTGATCTTTTACATGAAGGGAAAGTTCGAGAGCTTATTCGTGCAGTTCAGGAATATCGTAAGAAATTATTGTTACCTGTTGAAAAAAGAATCGATATTTCACTGCAGCTTGATGATGAAATGCTACAAGCAGTGGATAGCTTTGAACATTTATTACGTGAGAATTTATTAGTGAACGAACTTGAATTTGTTGAATCGTTAACAAATTATGAAGAAGTAAAGGTAGGAAACGATACGGTTCGAATTGTTATTAAGTAA
- the clpP gene encoding ATP-dependent Clp endopeptidase proteolytic subunit ClpP: MSTIPYVIEQTSRGERSYDIYSRLLKDRIIMVSEEINDHMAQSVVAQLLFLQANDEEKDISLYINSPGGSTSAGFAIFDTMQYIQPDVRTICTGMAASFGAMLLLGGTKGKRYALPNSEIMIHQPLGGAKGQATDIEISANRIVKLRSHINQIIADRTGQSLDKVSRDTDRDNFMSAEEAKEYGLIDDIIN; the protein is encoded by the coding sequence ATGAGTACAATACCTTATGTCATTGAACAAACAAGTCGTGGAGAGCGTTCCTATGATATATACTCAAGGCTTTTGAAGGATCGTATTATTATGGTTAGTGAAGAAATCAATGACCATATGGCACAAAGTGTAGTAGCACAGCTATTATTTTTACAAGCTAATGATGAAGAGAAAGATATTTCACTCTATATTAACAGTCCAGGAGGTTCGACTTCAGCAGGTTTTGCGATTTTTGATACGATGCAATATATCCAACCTGATGTACGAACGATATGCACTGGTATGGCGGCATCCTTTGGTGCTATGCTTTTACTTGGTGGAACAAAAGGGAAACGTTATGCGCTTCCAAATAGTGAAATTATGATTCATCAGCCTTTAGGAGGTGCTAAAGGTCAAGCGACAGATATAGAAATTTCAGCTAACCGAATTGTCAAGCTTCGATCACATATTAATCAAATCATTGCTGATCGGACAGGGCAATCACTCGATAAGGTGTCTAGAGATACAGATAGAGACAATTTCATGAGTGCAGAAGAAGCAAAGGAATATGGGCTTATTGATGACATCATTAACTAA
- a CDS encoding sigma-70 family RNA polymerase sigma factor, producing the protein MDDQHAALSLNELEKHYQKLTKYCHFLSQNSWDGDDLVQETLLKALQRYKDLPDMNSALLNKIAYHQWIDSCRKRQRETIESTPETIVTDVDHLEHSLDIIQQLVSKLTPKQAVVFILKEAFQYQITEIANILTTTETAVKSILHRGKKRIKNISLDDPLSPVHCLWPEQEQEQLITSLYLSLKMHDPEILIRVIPSIDSLSSDSEKPVCNSKLIRPISSRVGIVSMAA; encoded by the coding sequence TTGGACGATCAACATGCAGCCTTGTCATTAAATGAATTAGAAAAGCATTATCAAAAGCTAACAAAATACTGTCATTTTCTTTCTCAAAATAGTTGGGATGGGGATGACCTTGTACAAGAAACATTGCTCAAGGCACTACAGCGGTATAAGGATTTGCCTGATATGAATTCCGCATTGTTAAATAAAATAGCTTATCACCAATGGATTGATAGTTGTCGAAAAAGACAGCGAGAAACAATTGAATCTACTCCAGAAACGATTGTTACTGACGTTGATCACTTAGAGCATTCTTTAGATATCATCCAACAATTAGTGTCAAAATTAACACCGAAGCAAGCAGTCGTTTTTATTTTAAAGGAAGCATTTCAATATCAAATTACTGAAATTGCAAATATTTTAACAACGACAGAAACGGCTGTTAAAAGTATACTTCATCGTGGAAAAAAGCGGATAAAAAACATTTCACTTGATGATCCATTGTCACCAGTTCATTGCTTATGGCCAGAGCAAGAACAAGAACAGTTAATCACTTCACTTTATTTGTCATTAAAAATGCATGATCCTGAAATACTTATCCGCGTGATTCCAAGTATTGATTCTCTAAGTAGTGATAGTGAAAAGCCAGTATGTAATAGTAAGTTGATACGTCCAATATCCTCTCGGGTAGGCATAGTTTCTATGGCAGCATAG